AAGGGAAGCTCTTTTTTTCCCCaagtttaaaaaatttaaaaggggAAACCTTTTGCCCCCTTTCAAAaggaaacaaaaagaaaaaaacccgCGTGCtcccttttaaaaaataaaacaaaaagtatTTATAAAAGTGAAATGTTCCCAATCCAGTGAAAACCAACCCCCCAACCCGTGGGAACCCCCACAAATTAAAACCCCCTAGGGGAAAAAGGTTTGGGAACCTCCGTCACGAAAGAATGCGGGAAACATCTTCTTCCCGGGCCCAAATCCCCGGGAAAGTTCCGGGACGGGGATAAACCTTCCTGGCATGGTATTAAATGAATAAACCTTTTTCCAACCCTTTAAACTTTTACCCCCCGTTTTATTGTATTGACCGCGTTGATTTGACGTGGTGGGGATGCACAGGAAAATCATTCGGCTAAAAAGGATTTTCCGGGAAAGGATTTTGGGTCACGTGTTTTACTTTCCAAACGGGCCGGGGAAAATGGTTGCAAAACTCGGAGTTATACTATAAAATGAGTGGAAAGCCCTTTTTTAAAATCGGGTTGTTTTATGCTTGTAGGGCCCATGATGtcaaaaaaaagtataaaaaattTTCAATATCCCTGGTTTGGGGAAGTTATCATACACCCGGCGGAAactgaatatttgaaaaaaaaacaatgaatttCCCCCTCCCCCCCTTTTCCCACTAGGGCCCAGAAGTTCTTTTAATGGTAAATTTTGGCCCCGGTTCCAAAAAAACCCAGATTTTTTAAAGGCCTTTATAACATCAGAACCCTAAACCCCCCGAAGCCGGCCTTTGGCCCAGAGTAAAAGAAAACTACAACGGAAACGgcaaaccccaaaaaaccccttttttttccccccacccccaaaaaccccaaaaaaccccaaaaatttttgGTCCCCCAAATTTcattaataattattattttccCAAACTTTTGTGGGTTATTTTTTTGTTAGGGATAGGGTGACGTTCCCGAGATTCGCGTGACACGGGGCCAATTTTAATAATCCCCTAAAAATACTTTTCGCGTTTTTTGGGTTTGGGAAACCCCAAATTACCCCCCCCTTAACCCCCTtttattttttggggttttaaaagtaaaataaaaaatgttggGTTTGGTGATTCCCaagtttttgtttaaattcagttttttccccccctttcaAATATATCCGTAAATTTCCCcatatttttcctttttttccccttttgcCCCAACCCTGACACCAAACGGAAACCCCAAAGGGAATTTttccggggaaaaaaaaaagaaaggttACCCCCCCCCCTGGTTTTCCCCCCCCGGTccctttttttccaaaattccAAAAAGTTTTCCccctttaaaacaaaaaacaacaaggGAAAGCGATTAATTTCCCTTTGCCCCTTTTTTCCATTCCTCCCCCTTCTTAAAAACCCCAAACACCTTTGAGacccttttcctttttttcttttttccccccccaaaaccctgtccccccccccaaaaaatttggCGGAACTTCTatgttcccctttccccccattccccttttttcccttttttttttttcctgaaagGCCCCCCCCCGGAAAACAGACCCAACAATTTTTCACAATTGTTTAGGAAAAAGGTACCGAAAATCCCTGAATTTTTTAATGGCCAAAACCCCACCAATTGGGGATTACGGAAATTTTTTAAGATTGCCaacaaattgtaaatgtaaaaaaaagggaaaacccAAGGGGCCGTTCgccatttttatgaaaaaaagggggaaaaatttaattttttcaatCTAAAATTTTAAGCTTTTATTAAGGTTCTGGTTTTTTGggattttttcaattttgtttaaagaaattCAACTGATTATAAATGGAAAAGCCCGggatttatttaacaaaaactGTGAAAGGGGAAACTGccttaaataaaaaaacccaaGGGGGCcctatattttttaaaaataaaaatttggtTTAATTTAATAATGCATAAGGGTTGGGGAATGGGGCCCAAAAGCAAAAATTAGAAAATGGGTGCCCCTTCCCCAAAGGGTTTTTCCCCTGGTTCAACATTAATTCCCCTTTAGGGGGGGCCCAGGGTAtttttaaagggaaattctGTTTCCCCACCCGGCATCAACGGGGTAGGGAAGGGGGGCCCCGGGGAAAACCTTTATAAAAAATTTGGGGCCCCCTTTCCAAAGGTTCCCTTTTGGGTTAAAATTTCCTTCATAACTTTAGGCGGGTACGATTAAAAGGAAATTCCCTTTCCAATttccccctattgggccccccCCTTGGGGGCCCCTTTGGGGGTTCAGCGCCCCCCCTTTTTTTATGCAAAATTgttccccccccaaaaaaggatgtttttcccaaatttttcaaattttttcccaaaattttagGAAAGTCGCGTTTTTTTAAAGGGGTTCCcaaatttttccccccctttttgggggccccccccGGGGCCCTTGGGGGGTCGGGCCACCTTTAGAAAAAAAGATGCCCTTCCCaaggatttttaaaaaaattaaaaaattaattcaaaacttAGAAATGGTGGCGATTAAAAAAAAGCCTTTtcccccttttgggccccgccccccCGGGCCCCCCTTGGGTCAAAGTCAATTTTATGCAAAATTTTCCTTCCCCAAAAGGATGAGATTTTTGGGGCCAAATAATTCTAACTTTAGAAATAGACGATTTAAAAGGTTTTGATtcccttttggggccccccccccTCTGGCCCCTTTGGGGGTCCCGGTTTTAAAAGGGCAAAATTGTTCCCTTCCCCAAAAGGTTTCGGACCTTAAATGGGTTAAACTTAATAACTTTAGAATGGACAAAAGGGGAATTATTTAAATTTGGGCCCCACCCTCGGGGCCCCTTTGGGGGCCCCAGGGGTCCCTTTAAGGCCCCAATAATTCCTTTTAACAAGGATTTTAAAAAACCACCATTAggcccccccctccccccttttcccccccaaaCCAACCCCAAAAAAGGGTTAAAATCCATCCATAACTTTATTGCtagaagcgatttaaagaaattacctatatttcccctattgggcctcgcCCATCTGGCCTATGACAGGTCAgcgtcaccgtttatgcaaaatctgttccccatccccaaaggatgtttcttacaaaattgggttcaaatccattcataactttatgactagtagcgatttaaaggcattacctctatttcccctatttggccccacccctccggccccttggggtcagagtcaccatttatgcaaaatctgatgcccttctgccaaggatgtaTCTGattaaatttggtcaaaatccaataagaactttttgactagtagcgatttgaagcaaatgttgacggacgacggacgaacGGCCAGGGTCAACTAGTGGGGTGTAGTGTTTTGTCTATGAACTTGTGCGTTGTGCGGTGCATGACGCAATTCGATAAGAATTTCCGTTCATTATATCGCTAAAAACGCACATGCGTAGTGAgatttaatgttgatttattggtaaaaacaaaaatactttaaaaaatccTATAGGCGACGAAGATATTTTGACGCATGAATCTGTGAATGCACCCAACAAGGATGTTGAGTGAGTACGTCCGGACGTcaggacggacgacggacgccgcgccatgacacaaaagttttataaatatcggCAACCAGATGGAACAGTGGAAGAAAGCGAAGAAGACCGCATCGGTCGAGTCGACCGAGGAATTGGAATTGCTTCGGCGGGATACTCATCTCCACAACCTGGAAGGTTCGTAATGAAGTTATGTTCGAGACATACATGCTATCGTGCTGACAAATCACAGACATTAAAGCTAAATATAACCTCACCGAACCACAATAAATTAGTTTACAAGTATATCGTGTATTTGTCTGAACTTGGTACTAAATATATAGCCatttcatttacatgtattcaaTACGTTTTGTTACACGGCACAAGTGCCCTGTGGTGTTTATATTCATATGCGACAAAGTGCACgtttttgtgtgttttactagctatacatttacataacaaAAGTAATCGAGCTATAATTGAGGTTTATCtgcacaaaaaaaaacccatacaCCTACATCAGTCGCCATGGTGTGATCTGTAAGTCACAAATATGAGTTTAAGCTTCTTTCATCTAAATCTTATACATTACTGTGCAACTGATATCGTTCGAACGAAGGAATGCTCCTACGTAATATCCGTAAGTTAAGAAAAGTTGATCATATCGGGACCTGAATAGTTAATGCATGATGAGATGGTATTCTATTGTTTGATGTTAAGACTGTTGACTATTGATTCATTATGAGTTTTCGGCGAATGCTCTTGTTGTTATAACTTTATTGATGTTAAATACCAAATAGTTGTAAGTGATGTGTTTCCTTACCGATTGTCATTATACATACACCAAGCTGTGCAAAGGATAGTCAGTGTGTTTGTAGGTAGGCTTTCATAGAATGAAAAGTGCTGGAGTTTCGTGACATAGCAAATTGGTCTTACCAGAAATggttttatcaggattttataATGGTTGTTCCGCCGAAGACTTTATTCGGAAATACATACACAGgattcatatatgtatataatatagtaaaagctgaaacaaagaaatacattcAATAAGTACGTATCATTGATAGATAACGCTATCAAAGTTACCCCTACGAATGTACACGTTGTTTTTAAGTAACCGATATAATGAGTTTTAAATCATAAACTTTCTATAATAAATCACTAAACGAACCTAATTAGTAAACGACTAGAATAGGAATGACAAGTAGAATTACTTACAAATCACTACAATCAACACAAACAGGGCATACGACTGTTATAAGTAACCGTACATCTAATATGTGACGGTAAGGTACACTGGGCCGAACTAACGAGCTGACGCTATTTTACGTAGTTTGTAATGAACTTCTAAGAACTTGACTCGTAAACAATTTAGTTTACGTCATAGAACATATAAACATCACTAATAAAGGAAAACTTGCAAGAAATATGAAGAAACTTACACAATATGGGCCAGAAATGCCGAACTGTAAAACATGTGTATGTTGGTCTACTCCAACTTGGGCGGAAAGTGTGTTCAGGTAAGGGCGACAACTCTAACCTACATCGTCAAGACGTGGAGTCACTACACAATTAAACTGCCACTTACCATGCAGACAGCACAATGGTTGTTAATATCAGCCTTATTACATTTTGACCAACTGGACCCATATAGGTAAGTCAGATGGTTTTAGGAATAAGATGTCCCTCCCATACGATATTGTTATAGATTTTCAGCAAGGGATGTTAAACTACTTCAAGGAAACATAAAAATTCCATTTGTTCAATCAAGGAACAGCCCCAGGCTCAACCTCGAAATATCACATTTTCTTACAAACCTTCCAAGTCTACCTACATAAATGACGAATTATCTATCAAAGGGAGGCACTATATTAATTATGGAAATAGAAATTTGAATGTCTTTGCCTTAAGATACATCCATAAGCGAAGAAGTAGTAGCACAGGCTATGAGACGAATACTGAGAGGAAAGCTGGAATGGTAGCAATACGGATGGAACATCGCTCATCTCGGAATGGATAAATCAACTGAAAAACAGTTATGGAGTTGGATATTGGACAATTCTATAACATTCAGAAGACTAAAAGCTGTGTTTCTACTTTTTAAATTTGAGGAAATGGAAGGAAGGATATGTCAACTCGCCCGCTTACCACCAACATATTCCAATTAATTCCGTACAAAACTTACCATTTCATTTCATCttttatttattgtcaatatcaaagatattttcCTCTGTATATCGCTAAACTCCCTTTAATGTCAAGCCATAGTTGAACACGCTGCATTAGTTTAGTACATTAGTAAATTTGGCGCGAAATTGAATAAATTGTAACGTCGAACCTCGTTATCGTTGTAATGGATGCAGACGAAGAAAATTGCTGACACTGAGAGACCCTCGGGTggtgaaatattttgttaatattcaAATTAGCAAATCAAATTGGATGTTTGATGTACTAAACACATTATGGCCTTGTTAAAAGGGAACTATCCATCCCTCGACAATACCTTAAGGCAATTAGGGCCCTCTTAACAAGGCCATGATAGATAAATAACGAGGTTTAGCACTCTAAAATGTTGGGGATGGAGAAATACAGAAATGAAGTAGAAATATGATTAACAGTCACGTGATATATGTGAACCACGGTACAGCACAAGCGAGGACTAAAACGTCACTATTATTAGTGCAGTATGGCGTTTGTTGCAAAATTAACTTGCGGCCGcgcgcggtggccgagtggctTAGATGTCCTGACACTTCGCACTAAGGTTACACATCACTAAAATGTCAAACCCAAAAATAAATGtgtttaattgaaaaaaattaaacagaaatatatattaaacgCCTAAATACAATATCCCATACATAAATATTAGTATAATATATGAAACCGCCTTCTTTAGATTAATATTTTTACGATAAAGTTATGTAATTCATTCAGGGATTGTTGCAGCCCTTCTTCAAAGTAGAATGATAAAATTAACAGTCGACAAAGGAAGGTTGTAATTTATGGAACCTTATAAACCACAGAATGACAGATTATTTGTTTCGAGGAGAGATAAGCTGCGCAGTCAACAGATGCTGCTCTTGATTGTTACCTGGGTGGAAACCAATTGAGTTCTACACTGATCCAAAGCAGCAAAAGGCACGCACTTCTTGTCATAGCAACAGTGTCACGCACTTAAAACGAGAAGTAAATTTACAAATCTCTACAAAGCTTAATCCAAGCTTTTAAAGAACAGCTTTGTGTATTTGACATCTAAATCCTGCATCGACAACTCTTAAGACGATTAAGCGAACGAAGCGTTTTAGAAGACAACTAATGcgtgtttacattatatttcGACTAGAAGACCAATTCGACGCCAAAAGCTTACAGAACGAGGGAAGAGTGTATGTGGCAGTATGTTAATGGTTATATTCATGGTAGTTTTCGGGACCACACACGGAAAACAGTGTAAGTTCAGTCATTCGTTCATTGTGATGATAACGGTGATATGTATCAGGTTTTcaaataatggttttaacctATTTTTCACATAGAAAATCtagatttaaaatataaattatatgcaGAACATGTTCTGTGAATGGCGTTTCTCTCCCGACCATAAAGTCGAATACACCAACtaaacttaaaaaaatcattatgataCCCTGTTAATCCCAGAACAACTAATGAACCTCCCAAGGCAAATATCAAATGACTTTTgggatgttttgttttgttttggttttgcgatgtttgttttgaatttgttttggttttgtgatgtttgttttggttttgtgatgtttttgattttgtgatgtttgttttggttttgtgatgtttttgattttgtgatgtttgttttggttttctgatgtttgttttggttttgttttggctttgtgatgtttggtttggttttctGATGCTTGTTTTGGTTTTGCGATGtttgttttgaatttgttttggttttgtgatgtttttgatgttgtgatgtttgttttggttttgtgatgtttttgattttgtgatgtttgttttggttttgtgatgtttgtgttggttttgtgatgtttgttttggCTTTGTTTTGGCtttgtgatgtttgttttggttttgtgatgtttttgattttgtgatgtttgttttggttttgtgatgtttgtgttggttttgtgatgtttgttttggCTTTGTTTTGGCtttgtgatgtttgttttggttttgtgatgtttgttttggttttgttatggctttgtaatgtttgttttggttttgtgatgtttgttttggttttgtgatgtttgtattggttttgtttttgttttgtgatattttgttcTTTGTGATGACTCCttttgttttgtgatgtttattttggttttgtgatgtttgttttggttttgtgatgtttttgattttgtgatgtttgttttggttttgtgatgtttgtgttggttttgtgatgtttgttttggCTTTGTTTTGGCtttgtgatgtttgttttggttttgtgatgtttgttttggttttgtgatgtttgttttggttttgtgatgtttgttttggttttgtgatgtttgttttggttttgttttggctttgtgatgtttgttttggttttgtgatgtttttgattttgtgatgtttgttttggttttgttatggctttgtaatgtttgttttggttttgttttggttttgtgatatttttttctttgtgatgattccttttgttttttatgtttgcTTTGctttttgatgtttgttttggctttgtgatgtttgttttggttttgttttgattttgtgatgtttgttttggttttgtgatgtttgttttggttttgttatggctttgtaatgtttgttttggttttgtgatgtttgttttggttttgtgatgtttgtattggttttgtttttgttttgtgatattttgttcTTTGTGATGACTCCttttgttttgtgatgtttgttttggttttgtgatgtttattttgattttgtgatgtttgtattggttttgttttggttttgtgatattttttttctttgtgatgattccttttgttttattatttttttttttttttttatatgtttgttttggttttgtgatgtttggtttggttttgtattggcTTTGTGGcgtttgttttggtttggtattggttttgattggttttttgatgtttggtttggatttgtgatgtttgttttggttttatgatgtttctttgattttatgACGTTTGGTTTGGTTCTGTGATGattattttggttttgttttggttttgattTTACTTGTTGTTCACTTAATATCTATTATTCTAATAAAACAGAAAGTATTTTTTATCTTCAGTTGACGTCAACATGTTTGGAAGGGACTTTATCCTATCTTTCAACCGAAATTCTTACAGAAACGACACAACAAGGCTAAGGATAATGAACAATCTAAAGGACAAGGTCACGGTCACTGTTTATAGCGCTTCCGGGTTAGAGGTCAGTAAATCAGACGACAGGTCAGCTATAATTGAACATCACCTTCGGACAACATGTGAGCGGACGTTTACCGCTGGCGACTGTGTCGTGCGCATCAAAAGTATCGCGAATGTTCGGATGACAGTTCTCGATATTATGGACGgggaaatattttatttcgttCTTCCGCTTGACAAAGCTGGAAATGAATACATCATGGCGACAAGTTTACTGCATGCTAACTACACTTGTGATCTTGTTACGATTTACCCAATGACAGAATTCTACTTCTCCGTGGCTCATTCAGCTCAAGTGtcattttcaaacaaaacaagTGTTTGTAGCCATGACATGTGCCAGGTTCCAGTCCCGCGCGAAAACGCGATGTTTCAAATCCGTAGTTCAAAGGACATGACGGGAATGAAGGTTACAGGTAACAAGCCGTTCGTGGTGTTCTGTGGTGGGGCCATTTCCGCCGGAAGAACATTCATGAATCAACTTCCACCTATAGGGATGTACGGAACATCATATCAAACATGGCCGACTCAGTTTTCCGGTTTTGTGAGTCTGATGTCACGATGTAATGATACACACGTGCGTGTGTATGGTGCAACAAATCAGacaattgaccttgaccttgggaGTCACACTGATGTGGCGGTGCTGGCACAAGATGTCCTTGTGATATCAAGTGATAAACCAATCATGGCGATCCAAAGTTGGATCATGCGCTATGCCACACATAGACTTACGTTAGTTCCCCTCGTCACAGCCAACCATACATGTGAGGACCACAAACACTCAACACAGGTATTTTTAAAACTGCATGATTAGCTTCTAGTACGGTTTCTAATTTTAAAGGTACGCATTAGTTTTCTACTGAGAACATTGTATAGCTACTGTTGTTGAGACTTTGTCAGCAGTAAGGCTTCTAATTCTAGGTCATGTCTCTAGGGAGACTTACTGTTACAAGTCAATTTTAGTTTAAATATGTGTGTAggttaaaaacatgtttattgtaaAACGATAAAATGATGTAAGATATTCCTTTATTTTTCTGCACATAAGTATTTTTTAGATTAGTTCTAGCTAAGGGATTTCTAAAACAACGACTTTATCATATAAAAGTCATAAATGATGTGTCTTGTGGGAGCACAAATAACATGAAATTAACATGAACTATGTCCATTATAGCAGTGACGCAGTGTTAACTCATCGTACTGAGAGTAGATAACTTCTGTTGTAGCTGATTAACACCTTGCCCTTACCCCAGGCCTTCGCCATTTTTGATGATGGCGATATCTGTGTCAAGTACTGAGTCAAGGGGAAATCGaacaaaacaatgttttttaAGAAATTTAATATAGTCCTTTTTTCTTACTCAGCGAAATGACAAATCGGAAAAGTTCTAACTGAAGCGTTTGTTTGATACACAGAAATACAACAGCCGTCTGAAATTGTTAACATTTATTTGTTAACCATTGTCTTTTTTTGTTACAGTCACCTTTATGCCTATGTCCATGTCCAACAAAAGTGACCACCCCGACCCCTGCTGACCTTAATACTAAACTCCAGAAGCTACGAGAGTTATCTGTGAACAAATCTACCTTGTCATCGACACTCCGGAAGAAGAAAAGTGCGTACGACGGTCGCACTTCCGCTCAAGGTATCGGGATTGTCGGTGTCACTCTGCTCTGCGGCGTGGTAGTGTTCATAGTAACCCTTGACATGCCAAACCTTGTGGCACAGTTCCGAGTGGTCAGACAGAATCTCTTCGGAAGCACCCTCTGTCAGTACGACGGACAATGCGGCCCGAAACTGAAATGGAAACGTAGCAAATTAATTCATGTGCACAAATCCGAGTCCACCGCGACCATTGGGCCTGCCGATATAAACCAAGGAGAATGTTGATTAGGCCCAATGTACCCAGGCCAGTATAACCGTAATGCACATTTCAATGACTTCTAGCTTGAATTTAACATGTTTGTCTTCGGTATTTCGTATGCTTATTAAATTGATGAAATCCTGCTAAAGATGTCAtgtctttttttcaaaagtttgcCATTCGGTCTTGGTTTACATTGTTTAACGTCCGAGCAACAGGACGGCCTCCCCTTTATCGCATTACATGATCACTGACGCCTAATCTGCTTTTTTTCGTCAGAATTATACCATGGCGTAAAAAATGCATTGTTTATTTACCAAATGCCTGTTTCACAAGTCATTCTAGTTCTTGATTTGGTTCTGAAGAATCGGGATTTTCGTCCGTGTCTTTTATCTAGGGGGCATAtttaggggacat
This genomic stretch from Pecten maximus chromosome 16, xPecMax1.1, whole genome shotgun sequence harbors:
- the LOC117314863 gene encoding uncharacterized protein LOC117314863; amino-acid sequence: MFGRDFILSFNRNSYRNDTTRLRIMNNLKDKVTVTVYSASGLEVSKSDDRSAIIEHHLRTTCERTFTAGDCVVRIKSIANVRMTVLDIMDGEIFYFVLPLDKAGNEYIMATSLLHANYTCDLVTIYPMTEFYFSVAHSAQVSFSNKTSVCSHDMCQVPVPRENAMFQIRSSKDMTGMKVTGNKPFVVFCGGAISAGRTFMNQLPPIGMYGTSYQTWPTQFSGFVSLMSRCNDTHVRVYGATNQTIDLDLGSHTDVAVLAQDVLVISSDKPIMAIQSWIMRYATHRLTLVPLVTANHTCEDHKHSTQSPLCLCPCPTKVTTPTPADLNTKLQKLRELSVNKSTLSSTLRKKKSAYDGRTSAQGIGIVGVTLLCGVVVFIVTLDMPNLVAQFRVVRQNLFGSTLCQYDGQCGPKLKWKRSKLIHVHKSESTATIGPADINQGEC